The Flavobacteriales bacterium genomic interval GGAATATGCACTTTACCATCATTGCCGGTGGTATACCGTCCATGCTCGCGTTTGTTGTATCTTCTAGAAGAACGGTCATATTCATTCACATAATGAATGACCGTTGCCCCTTTCAATGCAGTGCCCGAATCCCTGTTCTTCAGAGACACCCAAGAGCCGCCTTGGGGATGAGGACCTTCTTCCATAGCGATATGAGTGACCCAGAACATAGCGTAGGCCATAGCATCCCCCCCACTGAAGTTCTCACCTTCACTCACTATGATTGCGTAATGCTCTGCATCAAGCGCTGGAATCATAGTCTCGGTGCTGTGCGCATGATGATCATCAGCGCCTTTCAAGTCCAATGACCACGCATGCATGACAGGCTGCTTGGAGAGTCTGCGGAGGTATTTTGCCATGTCATAGCGCTCCCCCTCCATGAAGTCAGGCGCCACCTGCACCACTCGGAAGTAGACCTTCTCCAGATTACGATGGTCGAGCTTGAGCAGATCGGAAGTGGATGGTATCAGCACTTGCTCCATCTGCAATCCCATGCTCTTTTGGCGGATATTGAGCAAAAGGTTTTGTGCTTGATTCTCAGCACGGGTCTTAGGGTAAGCCGAAATGGTCTGCTGGGCGATCTTCTCGGCCTTGATGTAATGTTCTTTCTTGCTCTCATCGGCTCCATGGTCGTATCCGGTGGACGAAGCGACATACAGCTGAGCCTTGGCCACTTGGTACTCTCCCAACAGGTCGCTAGGGTCATAATTGTCAAGCGCATGATCCAATGCACGTAATAGGTGCATATCAGCTACTTCCCCTTCTTTGTCCGGCAAGCTGCTGTGATTCGAAATGAACTGCAAGCGGGCCAGATCGGTAGAGAGCCATGCAGGTGATTGTTCGGTTTGATACCGGAGGAGGTCCTGGAATATCCGTACGGCCTTATAGGTGAAGGCCAGGGTGTCTTGAGATGCCCAATCTTTAGTGCTGAATCTAGAACCTGGTGCGTAGAAGTCGGGGTCATCTATTTGGAAGAATTCCTTGGGACGCGTCAATCCGCTCTCGCTATTCTGATAGAATGCCAAGGCCCTGTATGCCAGCATCTCATAAAGGCTGGGTCGCAATTCCACATGTGAAGTATCTGTAAGGAGTTCCTTGTCCAAGTCTTTGACCTCGACTGCCTTGAGAGCAGGTATATCATTCAAGCTGGCGGAGAAATGTGCGTCAATCTCATCAACGAATCGACCAAGGTGCCAGAAGCGGATATCTTCCACACCGGGAGCAGGTGTACGATTGATGATCTCCCAACGGTGCTGTTGGTAATAGCTCCAGTAGGCCTCGGCCGTCATACTATGCGCGATGGCCTGAAGAGGCATGGGAGCTTCTTCGGCTACTGTGCGTAGCTTTTCGATAGCCTGTAGCTCTGAGCCCTCTTCTACCCTATCGGCAAATTTGAGCTGATAGCAGAGGGCCTTGTATTGGGTCTGGAAATCCCCCCGAGCGAGCGCATCCTGATAGATGGCCTCCGTCAGATCCCAAGCACTTCGGTAAAGGCCTTGCTGCTCGAGGGAGTCCACACGGGACCAGCGATCATCTTGCAGCATGGGCGTAGCATGTGTGCTTTGTTGGGTGTCCTTGACGGAATTGCAGGTGAAGGATACCAGCCCCAGCAAGAAGAAGAGGAATGGGATAATACGATGCATCATATGGTGTTTCTATAGCTCTGTACACTCTAAGTGGAGAAAGGTTGAATGTACAATGGCAAAATGAATGCCAGAGGGAGGTGGATCCGTGGGATTGAAGTTCCTTCTTGATAAAAGCCACATTCGTCCAAGAGATAGGTAGGAATCAGACAGTGATTTCCTGCTGACCGGTATCTCAGCTCTTCAAAGGCAGCAGGTCTTGTACATTCTCCTTTACCGCGGTAAAAGAGGAGCATCGAGACGGACCGACCATCTCTTGAGAACCTGAGATTCATTTTGTTTCTACTCCTTGATTCTTCCAAGTTCTCCACCATTCTTGTCAAAATGACCTCAAACTGCTAGCTTAGTGGCACAAAGACACTTAGTCTGACCATGAAACATACCGCGATCCTCCTCTTGCTTTGCCTAAGTCTTTCTGCATCCTTCAACACTAGGGCACAAGGTCCATCGGGCGGCAAAGTGATACTTCAAGGATTCTATTGGGATTATTACAATGTTCAATATCCCCAAGGATGGGCCAACTATCTCACCGAAATGGCTCCCCGTCTCAAGGAACTCGGTATAGATGCCGTATGGGTACCGCCATCCTACAAGAATGGTAACCCGGCATCGGTAGGATATTCTCCCTTCGACCACTATGATCTAGGCGATAAATTCCAGAAGGGCAATACCAAGACCCCGCTGGGCGACAAGGATGAATTTCTGCGGATGGTGGCGGTGATGCATGCCAATGGCATTGAAGTCATTCAGGATATCGTGCTCAATCACGTGGTAGATGCTGGAAACACAGATGGCTCCGGTGGGCAAGACCCCTATGCTGCGGCCAACTATGACGATGGATCGACAGACGGATTCAAGAACTTCCGCTACATCTGTTACGATACACCCTACTCTGGCAATGCGACCAATTATCTCAATCGCACGGGCCGTTGGCCTAAGAACTGGCAGAACTTCTATCCCAATGAGAACCACACCTGCTGCACCGATGAGCAGAACAGCCCTTACTGGGGACCTGATGTGGCCTATGAGAGCGACAGCTACGGTCAGAGCAGTTGTACAGGGTGCTACAATCCGGTGCAAGGAGAGAACTACATGCGGGATCAAGCACGCGAGTGGTTTGTCTGGTTCAAGAAGCAAACAGGCGTGGATGGCTATCGCATAGATGCAGTGAAGCACTTCCCTGCCGATGTCATGGAGGACCTCTTATGGAACGCCCAGTACAATTCGCTCTTTGCAAGCGGAGGTGAGGAGATGATCGCTTACGGTGAATATCTGGGGAGCAACTATGACATGGATGCTTGGGCCAATGCCACTCAGAACAGGGCCGGCACTATGGATTTCGGCTTGAGGGGCAGCTTGTACAACATGGTACTGGGTCAAGGTGGCTTCGATCTAGTGCAGATTCCTGAATCGCAACAGTCCAATAGACTGCGCACGGTTCCTTTCATCAACACCCATGACACTTTTCGGCCGATTGTGGATGAGAATGGGAATTATGCCGCATGGGATACATTCAATGAATTGGGAGGGCACATCGATCCGAATGAACCGAGACTGGAAACGGCCTATGCAGTCAGTATGGCCGTGGATGGTAATCCGATGGTCTTCATGGAAGATCTTTTTGTGATGGACACCCCCCAGCGTTTCGATCACAGACCCTACAAAGAGGCCGAACTACCCACTCGCGATGCTATCAGCAACATCATCTGGTGCAGACAGAAA includes:
- a CDS encoding DUF1939 domain-containing protein, yielding MKHTAILLLLCLSLSASFNTRAQGPSGGKVILQGFYWDYYNVQYPQGWANYLTEMAPRLKELGIDAVWVPPSYKNGNPASVGYSPFDHYDLGDKFQKGNTKTPLGDKDEFLRMVAVMHANGIEVIQDIVLNHVVDAGNTDGSGGQDPYAAANYDDGSTDGFKNFRYICYDTPYSGNATNYLNRTGRWPKNWQNFYPNENHTCCTDEQNSPYWGPDVAYESDSYGQSSCTGCYNPVQGENYMRDQAREWFVWFKKQTGVDGYRIDAVKHFPADVMEDLLWNAQYNSLFASGGEEMIAYGEYLGSNYDMDAWANATQNRAGTMDFGLRGSLYNMVLGQGGFDLVQIPESQQSNRLRTVPFINTHDTFRPIVDENGNYAAWDTFNELGGHIDPNEPRLETAYAVSMAVDGNPMVFMEDLFVMDTPQRFDHRPYKEAELPTRDAISNIIWCRQKLEFAQGQYLVRHTSPDNLIIERSGKAIIGVNDSWSTWQGNWIPTNFPPGTQLHDYSGANSNDIYVNQDGWVQIWTPPCDGSNVRRGYTIWGPAGISGGFERPMVKTKQEWQMAGDLGDSHPWSLQQGGPLPANSTAERLVGKIFSSNSTKIQLKCFPKDKTQSTTLILANHDGTLHIDSVVGIGNIKFTINSPAKNWYTIKVRNTYDTNPSQTVKVRAIYKGPKYVRVADFPKNNGTKEDLMENSILDMDIYPNPASSDLQVKIQGLGQEQPLFQIFTSDGRIVRQVTYGVRKGEGSVYHVETSALDPGAYLLQVLGDQRSTQKLFIKQ